One stretch of Pontiella desulfatans DNA includes these proteins:
- the mvaD gene encoding diphosphomevalonate decarboxylase, translated as MDDIQHQFVKNILAGGQANPKAAGSAFAPSNIALCKYWGKRDAALNLPINSSLSISLGDLGTRTELRIRDEGIASTSSRRAVEAMPSSLDLVYLNDALQSPDSSFAQRISAFLDLFRPMLGNAGFEVRTENNIPTAAGLASSASGFAALVMALDDFAGWGLERRKLSMLARLGSGSASRSVYDGFVQWHAGTHPDGSDSFAEKLSFQWPEFRIGILELTDAAKPVGSRDGMNRTVETSPLYRSWPTQAGRDIETIRRAIQEKDFSALGQTAEQNALSMHATMMSAWPPLIYLQPESMAMIHQVQRVRADGLEVYLTIDAGPNIKLLFLEESEADVAGSFPGLKIIKPFEEVP; from the coding sequence ATGGACGACATACAACACCAATTTGTAAAAAACATCCTCGCGGGGGGGCAAGCAAACCCGAAGGCCGCCGGTTCGGCCTTTGCGCCATCGAACATCGCGCTTTGCAAATATTGGGGCAAGCGCGACGCCGCACTCAACCTCCCGATCAACTCCAGCCTCTCGATCTCCCTCGGCGATCTTGGCACCCGCACCGAGCTGCGGATACGCGATGAGGGCATCGCGTCTACGAGTTCGCGCCGCGCGGTAGAAGCGATGCCCTCATCGCTTGATCTCGTATATCTGAACGACGCGCTACAGAGCCCCGATTCCTCCTTCGCCCAACGCATTTCCGCATTCCTCGACCTGTTCCGTCCCATGCTGGGCAATGCCGGTTTCGAAGTCCGGACGGAGAACAACATACCGACGGCGGCGGGGTTGGCTTCGTCGGCCTCCGGTTTTGCGGCGCTGGTGATGGCGCTGGATGATTTTGCGGGGTGGGGGCTGGAGCGGCGGAAGCTTTCCATGCTCGCCCGGCTTGGCAGCGGTAGTGCCTCGCGCTCGGTCTATGATGGGTTTGTGCAATGGCATGCCGGAACCCATCCCGATGGCTCCGACTCCTTCGCGGAAAAGCTATCGTTTCAATGGCCGGAGTTCCGCATCGGCATCCTGGAGCTGACCGATGCCGCCAAACCGGTCGGCTCGCGCGACGGCATGAACCGCACGGTCGAAACTTCGCCGCTGTACAGGAGCTGGCCGACTCAGGCCGGCCGCGACATCGAAACGATCCGCAGGGCCATCCAAGAAAAGGATTTTTCAGCCCTAGGACAAACCGCCGAACAAAACGCCCTTTCCATGCACGCGACGATGATGTCCGCCTGGCCGCCGCTGATCTACCTGCAGCCGGAATCGATGGCGATGATCCACCAGGTGCAGCGCGTCCGCGCCGATGGCCTGGAGGTTTATCTGACCATTGATGCCGGGCCCAACATCAAGTTGCTCTTCCTTGAGGAAAGCGAAGCGGATGTGGCCGGAAGTTTTCCTGGCCTGAAAATCATCAAGCCGTTCGAGGAGGTTCCATGA
- a CDS encoding type II toxin-antitoxin system HicB family antitoxin gives MKASDKYLKIVEWSEEDQCYVGTCPGLMLGGIHGDNEANVYKELCQAAEEWIVICEEDGEPLPSATAGKEYSGKFVVRVGKELHKSLAIEALRQGESLNSYCTQRLKESTPEYRTKKD, from the coding sequence ATGAAGGCTAGCGACAAATATCTTAAGATCGTGGAATGGTCGGAAGAGGATCAATGCTATGTAGGCACCTGCCCCGGCCTGATGCTTGGTGGTATTCACGGAGATAACGAGGCCAATGTCTACAAAGAGCTCTGCCAAGCCGCGGAAGAATGGATTGTGATTTGCGAAGAAGACGGCGAACCCCTTCCCTCCGCAACCGCGGGCAAGGAGTATTCGGGCAAGTTCGTGGTCAGGGTGGGCAAGGAACTCCACAAATCCCTAGCCATCGAAGCCCTTCGACAAGGCGAAAGCCTGAACTCCTATTGCACCCAACGGCTAAAGGAAAGCACTCCGGAATATCGAACCAAAAAGGATTGA
- a CDS encoding D-alanyl-D-alanine carboxypeptidase family protein: MKKSNVTFIAAVLISLHVLAFMLFLGSKEGKADKQSPPTNPAAPSAPAPEPAPSAGFEMPELQVAVPELAEQKLEIVPVEVVEMPKAAPREAIAHPRNIKGYLRSDRSNRRTSKTYSSLVGNPYQGAIVIDARTGKILHEDRAAVYAYPASVTKMMTMLIVLEQIDKGLVRLSDRVKITPEIAGIGGSGVYLDVRESGAFTVEQMLQALMIHSANDAAAALAFHVAGSIDGFVDMMNQKARELGMNSTTYHTPHGLPITAQPDISTAYDIAILSLAALRHPQTLEYTGTKLAWLPTNSLRKEKFMLANRNALVGKEPYPGCDGLKTGYHSKGGYSLAATAKQGNHRVVSVILGVPDRDTRNATTRKLLDKGFQKLKQN, translated from the coding sequence ATGAAGAAAAGCAACGTCACATTCATCGCCGCCGTCCTGATCTCCCTGCATGTCCTGGCTTTCATGCTCTTCCTGGGTTCGAAGGAAGGCAAGGCCGACAAGCAGTCCCCTCCCACGAACCCCGCGGCCCCATCCGCCCCCGCGCCGGAACCGGCGCCTTCCGCCGGGTTCGAGATGCCCGAATTGCAGGTTGCCGTGCCGGAACTGGCGGAACAGAAGCTCGAGATCGTGCCGGTCGAAGTGGTTGAAATGCCCAAGGCAGCACCGCGCGAAGCCATCGCCCACCCCCGCAATATCAAGGGCTACCTTCGCTCCGACCGCTCCAACCGCCGTACGTCGAAGACCTACTCCAGCCTGGTCGGCAATCCCTACCAAGGCGCCATCGTGATTGATGCGCGCACCGGTAAAATCCTCCATGAAGACCGGGCGGCGGTCTATGCCTACCCCGCCAGCGTGACCAAGATGATGACGATGCTGATCGTGCTCGAGCAGATCGACAAAGGCCTCGTCCGCTTGTCCGACCGGGTGAAGATCACGCCGGAGATCGCCGGCATCGGCGGATCGGGGGTCTACCTCGATGTTCGGGAATCCGGCGCCTTCACCGTTGAACAAATGCTGCAGGCATTGATGATCCACTCCGCCAACGATGCCGCCGCCGCGCTGGCCTTCCACGTGGCGGGCTCCATTGATGGCTTTGTGGACATGATGAACCAGAAGGCGCGCGAGCTGGGCATGAACTCCACCACCTACCACACCCCGCACGGCCTGCCCATCACCGCCCAACCGGACATCAGCACGGCCTACGACATCGCCATCCTGAGCCTCGCCGCCCTGCGGCATCCGCAAACCCTGGAATACACCGGAACCAAGCTGGCCTGGCTACCCACCAACAGCCTGCGCAAGGAAAAATTCATGCTGGCCAACCGCAACGCGCTGGTGGGCAAGGAACCGTATCCGGGATGCGACGGACTGAAGACCGGCTACCATTCAAAAGGCGGCTATTCGCTGGCGGCCACCGCCAAACAAGGCAACCACCGGGTGGTCTCGGTGATCCTGGGCGTGCCCGACCGCGACACCCGCAATGCCACCACCCGCAAGCTGCTCGACAAGGGATTCCAAAAACTGAAGCAAAACTAG
- a CDS encoding type II toxin-antitoxin system HicA family toxin: protein MPRKIRELIQDLKKAGFADRGGKGSHRNFKHPSGTRITISGKTGDDAKKYQERELERALHEVNK from the coding sequence ATGCCACGAAAGATTCGCGAGTTAATACAGGATCTAAAGAAAGCCGGCTTCGCTGATCGGGGAGGCAAAGGGAGTCACCGGAATTTCAAGCACCCAAGCGGCACGAGAATTACGATCAGTGGAAAAACAGGAGACGATGCGAAAAAGTATCAGGAGCGCGAACTGGAACGGGCGCTCCACGAGGTGAATAAATGA